The proteins below are encoded in one region of Paenarthrobacter ilicis:
- a CDS encoding glycosyltransferase codes for MRIAIVAESFLPLMNGVTHSILRVLEHLQERGDEVMVIAPSTSDTAVSSVEKGAYVHRLPSVPLAGYTNVRVALGGVSRVKRILADFSPDVVHLASPFVLGWRAVQAAHQLGIPTVAIYQTEVPSYAARYGVPFLENWAWNRVDNIHLLATRTLVPSTFALNQLRGRGILRVDMWRRGVDTARFNPTKRSTAWRSSVAPDGHRIIGYVGRLAVEKQVEDLAVLADLPNTKLVIVGDGPQRAALKAQLPGAVFTGFLGGDALAEAVASFDLFVHPGEFETFCQTIQEAMSSGVPVVATGRGGPLDLVENSRTGWLYEPGNLAQLRAYVQDLMGDDAKRRAFAAAAHASVQGRTWPVLSAELVRHYNDVIDSFSRETGPTELTSSKGPTS; via the coding sequence GTGAGGATCGCAATCGTCGCCGAGTCATTCCTGCCACTGATGAATGGGGTAACCCACTCCATCCTGCGGGTGCTGGAGCATCTGCAGGAGCGCGGGGATGAGGTGATGGTGATCGCGCCGTCGACGTCGGACACTGCTGTTTCGAGCGTCGAGAAAGGTGCGTATGTGCACCGGCTTCCGTCGGTGCCGCTGGCCGGATACACGAATGTGCGGGTCGCGTTGGGTGGTGTGAGTCGGGTCAAGCGAATCCTTGCCGACTTCTCCCCCGATGTTGTTCATCTTGCTTCCCCGTTCGTCCTCGGCTGGCGCGCCGTGCAGGCCGCCCACCAGCTGGGCATCCCGACTGTGGCGATCTACCAAACGGAAGTTCCCAGCTACGCAGCCCGTTATGGTGTGCCGTTCCTGGAGAACTGGGCTTGGAACCGCGTGGACAACATCCACCTCCTGGCCACCCGAACCCTTGTGCCGTCCACGTTCGCGCTGAACCAGTTGCGCGGACGCGGCATCCTGCGCGTGGACATGTGGCGCCGCGGTGTGGATACCGCACGTTTTAATCCCACCAAACGTTCGACGGCGTGGCGCAGCTCAGTAGCGCCCGACGGTCACCGGATCATCGGCTACGTCGGCCGGCTCGCCGTGGAGAAGCAGGTTGAGGATCTCGCGGTGCTGGCTGATCTGCCCAACACGAAGCTGGTGATCGTGGGTGATGGTCCGCAGCGCGCGGCCCTTAAAGCACAGCTGCCCGGTGCTGTATTTACGGGCTTCCTTGGCGGTGATGCGCTGGCCGAGGCCGTTGCCTCCTTTGACCTGTTCGTTCATCCCGGGGAGTTCGAGACCTTCTGCCAGACCATCCAGGAAGCCATGTCGTCGGGCGTTCCCGTGGTGGCGACAGGCCGCGGCGGACCCTTGGACCTCGTCGAGAACTCGCGGACCGGCTGGTTGTACGAGCCCGGGAACCTTGCCCAGCTGCGCGCTTACGTGCAGGACCTGATGGGCGACGACGCCAAGCGCCGGGCGTTCGCCGCGGCAGCGCACGCTTCGGTCCAAGGCCGGACGTGGCCCGTCCTCAGCGCCGAGTTGGTGCGTCACTACAACGACGTCATCGATTCCTTCTCCCGTGAAACCGGGCCCACCGAACTGACATCAAGCAAAGGACCCACTTCATGA